The following DNA comes from Hordeum vulgare subsp. vulgare chromosome 3H, MorexV3_pseudomolecules_assembly, whole genome shotgun sequence.
GATTGCCTTCTCGAGCATGGTGACCATGTCCACCTACAGGAGTTGCATTGGTTTCATTCAGAAAATTAGCAACTAATGAGCAGGTCATTTTTTCACAGATAAGCCTGTACTGAAGCATGATAAGAAATCATGGTACGCACCTTTGTGCCATTGGGCACCAgatcctgaagaactttgagcctcTCGCTGATGCGCTCTCTTCTGACCTACACAACCAGGATCGATCGAGTAACTTGGATTAGTTTGGTTTCGATCGAAGCAATTTCCTCGCCACGCAAAGAATCTTGCACCACAACAATAGGGAGAAATTGACTCATGCTGCTTGTATGTACCTTTGCAACAGCGCTCTGAGGGTCCTTGGTAGGCACAACTTTGGCCTTGCTCTTCCTGCCTCCTCCACACTGCTTCTTCGCCGCCGCTTGCGCCTCACCACCCTTCACAGATAAATACAGATCAGATTATTCACTTAAACAGATTCGATGCAAAGCTTGCGTAGGTAACAACATATTCTCATGAATGTACGGTAAAAATCTGATGTAGGTAGTTACCGAGCTCGCGCGCTTCTGCGCAGACTTGGCCGGCTGCTTGATGCTGCTCTCCTGGATTACTGGGACGACATCGTCCGACCCTGGGTTCATGAACCCAAACTTGGCTGCGCCGTGCTGATGATCCGCCATGCTGTCCATCCAGAGCGCACACTCATCGTCACCAGTGCCGGAATTATAAGCCAGCTGATGGCCCGCACCGCCCGCATGCTCAAAGCTGAGCACCGACGAGGTGGAGCTGGAGGAGGCGCCCGGCGTCCCATCGGAGGCGTTGTACGCCCAGCTGTAGTAGTCCACCGCGGCCGACC
Coding sequences within:
- the LOC123442366 gene encoding putative transcription factor bHLH086; protein product: MASKRATTRELRAMYDDEPSSMSLELFGYHGVVVDGDDEDDDTATALPQLSFVDNFKGGCGSAAVDYYSWAYNASDGTPGASSSSTSSVLSFEHAGGAGHQLAYNSGTGDDECALWMDSMADHQHGAAKFGFMNPGSDDVVPVIQESSIKQPAKSAQKRASSGGEAQAAAKKQCGGGRKSKAKVVPTKDPQSAVAKVRRERISERLKVLQDLVPNGTKVDMVTMLEKAITYVKFLQLQVKVLATDEFWPVQGGKAPELSQVKTALDAILSSQQQP